The DNA sequence GCACAAATATTCCaagttaataaaaaattctGAACTGTATAGTCCATCTAACCTAGGACTAATAGTAGGAATCAGGCTACAAGGCACTGTAGCACCAGGAGATGATTCATTTCTATAATATTCTGGTGGTTAAGCAAAGACCAAGATAGCAGTGAAGTAAAATAGAAGATAGGAGAACAAAATTCGAGCTTACCGTGCTGCTTAGATGGACAGAAAGCACATACCCAGCATATTTGGAAGCTGAtcagcaaaaaagaaaaagtgttGGATAATAGAAATAAATGTAACACTAACACATGAACTTGGTGATCatgttaaacaaaataaaaccaGGATCAAGCATTCGAAGTTTAATCCTCCATGCAAAACAGAATCATCATTCCAAATATGTGAATATCTGTGTGAATCTGCATTACCATCACATGCACCTAATGAACTATCAATGTCTCATTCTCTACAGTAAGCTTGCCCTAAAATAAACctaattttgatatataatatcCTTAACCTTTCTCAGTCATACTTATGGTTGTCTTAAAATGATACCATATTGTTTATTTAAAATCTAGAACCTAGTTTATATTAACACCTCCTACAGAATTTCTTGCAACGCACGGCAAGGGTAATAACCTGAATTTTCAGTTAGCAATTTATTCCAATGACTTTTCCAGTTGTAAGAAAAATAAACACTAGTACCCAACCAATCATGGAAGGTGACAACAGGATTCCAGGAAAACCACAGGCTTAAGCTATACAAGTCAAAAAGAAATATCAGCATTAGTGCAAAGGATAAATCTGACTTAAGAACATGTCAAAATACTGTGATTTATGTTAGGGAATCCAGCTTGAATGCTATCAATTATATAGATAAGATCAACATTTCAATGAAAAACCAAGTGAAATCTTCCATTGTAACAGTAAAACTACAATACCAGTATACGTTATTTATGTGCTACCATTCAATATTAACAGTCTCATATATATACATTGTAGTCTTCATAAAGGTCAAATTCTTGTGTTCGCTGCCAAGGTTGAGACATGGGagtgtttaaaaaaattttagacttAACTTTTTAGTGTGCTTGGTTATTTTTTGTGACCAACTATTAACATGCAACTCCACTATTTCAGGagctaaaacatgaaaatttccTTTCCCAGTAGGTAGTGGTAAATCATATTTTCCcggataaaaaaaaaaaaatagcacaaGGATATGTGCTACTTACTCTTCTTTAATCCAGCAGGCTTGGCAAGCAAAACAGCATTCATAAATGCGCCAATATTCTCTCGTAAAGCCTCTTCTTTGTAGCTTACCTGCAAATAGTACTTTTAAGTATAAGATTACATCTCGTGCAGCATAGCAATTCCCATATGGAGTTCAAGGAGAACATGATTTCACCTTTCCCAGTCCAATATGCAAAATTGATTTACTTTCCATCTTAAACTCAACGCGGCCTTGCCTTAGTTCTTTCAGTTGACCAGCAATATCACTAGTCAGAGTACCTAGCTGTAAAACATATTTGCAATCACGAGTCAATACGATCTACTCATGCCATGCCGTTCAAAATGAAAATTAGAAAGTCAATAAGCATTGGAAAAGCTTACTTTCTTGTCTGGCATCAGCCTGCGCTTTCTAAGATATTGTGCTATCTGCATAAATAGTTTGCATAAGCTTCATATTTCAGAAAAACCAACCAATCATTCAGATGACAGATTCAAAATACCTTTCCAAGATGAGGTGCCATTCCAGGAGTTGAGAAGCACTTGTCAACTTTAAGTTTATTATTACCACCTGTAGTAATTAATACAAATACAAATTCTATTAGATACGAATAACATAAgcacaaaaaacaaaaaagcctAACACATAGCTTAGGGTTTTATATTATTGGCAtcaaaactaaaaagttatcatTGCTAAAACATAGAAGATGAGCTTAATATCTCCTCTGCATAACTAATGGCACACAAATGTCTCATAACTAACATAAGCATGTGATGAATAAAACACATTTACCTAGATCAGCACGCCCGAGTTTGACATGTCAAAAACTATGAAAATCTGAATCTCAAGGGAAAAAACTATAATACCAATTCATATGATGAAcaatacacacacacacacacagaagagagagagagatcagTTCCTTACTAGCAATCTCCTCAATAAGTTCTTTGCCACCAACTAAATCAGCTCCAGCATTTCTAGCGTCTTCTGCTTCTGCCCCTTCTGCAAAAACAGCCACACTGACAGCCTGaaagatataaataattagacTACAAACCAAGCATTATATGCAGTAATTAATAATCACAGGTTACCTTTGGAGCACCATGAGGCAGAATCACAGTACCACGAACTGCCTGCCAGAGTTGAAACCATTATCTTCAGGAGGAATGAATTAACAGAACGCCATATAACAAGAcggaaaaaaaaatcatctagCAATGATATGGATGTAGAagcaaaagaataaaaaatatcattttcacTTAGCAGtcctgaaatttttttttctttttgagaGAAATGCACTcaacataataaataatttaaagcATGCAATGCTTAGAACAGTTAagaccccccccccccccccccccccaaaaaaaaaaaaaaagtgggaTTGGGCAAATGAGTTTGACTGAAGCAATGTTAGAGCAGTTTTGTACCACAAGCATCAAGGATAATAAATTTCTTCACTCTTTCCTGGTCCAACAAAGAACCAAAAAAGCTTTAAAAGGACTATCTCAgtcaaatataatatttatatattcttTAGGAAAAAAAATTCCCATGCAAAGCTAATGctattatcaaaataaaaacatgcagaTGTTCCATGTTTGGTAAATATAATGTAAATTGGACCTCAAAATTTAACTATTAATGAAGCACATACAAGCATATATGATAGGTGATTCGAAGTGGATAATTTGAAGTCCTACAGGAAGTCTTCTTATCACATGGCAGTTATACGTATAAAGAAGGAATTTGCAGAATCTGTGGGATAATAATCATATTCTCTCTCTCTGATGTATTGAGACTACCACTCATACGATATATGTAATACATGGACAACAAGTCATACTTT is a window from the Arachis stenosperma cultivar V10309 chromosome 3, arast.V10309.gnm1.PFL2, whole genome shotgun sequence genome containing:
- the LOC130968963 gene encoding uncharacterized protein LOC130968963 isoform X1 yields the protein MLEVEDEIRKKMEEEKMKVPFPMLIMPKRNETPPVLDLNEAIRQVKVSAKAKFDETVEANVRLGIDSKRTELAVRGTVILPHGAPKAVSVAVFAEGAEAEDARNAGADLVGGKELIEEIASGNNKLKVDKCFSTPGMAPHLGKIAQYLRKRRLMPDKKLGTLTSDIAGQLKELRQGRVEFKMESKSILHIGLGKVSYKEEALRENIGAFMNAVLLAKPAGLKKTSKYAGYVLSVHLSSTMGPGVPVSIQSLSKAADNYRKVHVV
- the LOC130968963 gene encoding uncharacterized protein LOC130968963 isoform X2 codes for the protein MLEVEDEIRKKMEEEKMKVPFPMLIMPKRNETPPVLDLNEAIRQVSAKAKFDETVEANVRLGIDSKRTELAVRGTVILPHGAPKAVSVAVFAEGAEAEDARNAGADLVGGKELIEEIASGNNKLKVDKCFSTPGMAPHLGKIAQYLRKRRLMPDKKLGTLTSDIAGQLKELRQGRVEFKMESKSILHIGLGKVSYKEEALRENIGAFMNAVLLAKPAGLKKTSKYAGYVLSVHLSSTMGPGVPVSIQSLSKAADNYRKVHVV